The segment CCATGAAAAAGCTCATCCTCCGATCCACACAGTCGCTGCTGCAGACGCTGGCTTTCACCGGCCTCTCGGCGGAGCAGTCCCTGCTGGCCACCATCGTGAGCCAGAATCCCACCACCGACAGGCGCGTCCGCCAGCGTGCGCAGTCACTGCTGCTGCTCGATGGCGGGGCCACCAGCGCCGAAGTCTCCAGCCGCACCTCCATGAGCAGGCGCAGCCTGGGAGATCTGATCCAGCGCTTTCGCACAGGCGGTCTGTGCGCCGCCATTCTCGGGGCGCATGCCTCGCCGCAGCGTCGTGCCTGGCTCACGCTCAGCCCCTCCAGTGCGCCCCGCGTGCAGCTGCAGCGCCAGCCTTCCGCCCGTCGTGCGATCCCGAGCACCGAGGCTGCGGCTCCTTCCGCAGCAGAGAAAACCACCACGGCTTCACGGATTGAATCCGCACGCTGTTGTTGTCATTCCGACCACTCCCAGGCGCCGGCTGGCACCGTTTGACCCTTCCCTCCGAAATTCCTACTAAAAAGCATCCCGTTTGACACAGACCGCCCCCACGAGATAAAAGGAACCTGGCGACATCGAAAGCTCCCTGATGAAACATCAGCGGCGTGCGGATCGCCCAAGCCGACCAGAAGACTGGAGGTGAAAAGAAGTCCTTCTCGTTGAGAGCCGAGCCCATGAGGCAGGCCTGCAACTCTTTTCCACATCTCCCATTCTTCCATGAGCAACACATCCGTACAATCATTCCCGGCCCTGAACGCCAAAGCCGCGCGCAATCTGGCCACCGCCACCGTCACCCCGCCGCAGTGGGACGAGATCTCCCCACGCTGGCTGCTCAAGCTGCTGCCCTATGTCGATGTCGATGGCGGTGTGTACCGCGTGAACCGCGTCGTCTCCAAAGTGCCCGGCCCCACGGTCGAGCTCCTCACGGTGGATGAGGGTGAGCCCAGGCTCCCGACCACCTTTGTCGATTATGAGGAAGAGCCGCGCGAGTACCACCTCAGCACCATTCAGACCGTTCTGCACACGCACACGCGCATCACGGACCTCTACAGCAACCGCATCGACCAGCTCCGCGAGCAGGTACGTCTCACCGTCGAGGCGCTGAAGGAGAAAGAGGAGCGCGAGGTGCTCAATCATCCCAAATTCGGCATCCTCAATGTCGTGGCTCCGCAGCAGCGCATCCAGACGCGCAAAGGCCCGCCCACTCCGGATGACCTCGACGAGCTGCTCAGCCTCGTGTGGAAAAAGCCCGCCTTCTTCCTCGCGCATCCCAAGGCCATCGCCGCCTTTGGCCGCGAGGCCACGCGCCGTGGCGTGCCGCCGCCCACCGTCTCCCTGTTTGGCTCTCCCTTCATCACCTGGCGTGGCATCCCCCTCATCCCCAGCGACAAGCTGCCGCTGAGCGCCGAGGGCACCACCAGCATCCTGCTACTCCGCGTGGGTGAAAATCAGCGCGGTGTGGTGGGCCTGCAAAAAGCCGGCGTCACCGGCGAAATCGAGCCCGGCCTCTCCGTGCGCTACATGGGCACCAATGAGAACTCCATCGCCTCCCATCTCGTCACACGTTACTTCTCCGTGGCTGCACTGGATGAGGACGCCATCGGCCTGCTTGGAAATGTCTCGGTGACCAACTACCACGAGTATGTCTATCCTAAGGCCTGATCTTCCATCCCCCTTTGCCGCATTCGGCTCAGGCACGGAGGACACCGCCCTGATTCGCAGCCTCGTGGGCGAGCTCTTTAATGGCAGAGCCACCTCTGCTCCTGAACTGCCCGGCGCACTGCCTGTCACTCTGTCTGGCGTTCCCACCCAGCTCCCCGTGGCACCCCCTGCGGCCGCAGAGCCAACCGTGCCTGCAGCGGACACGCGGGACATCGGGCTCAATGGCGGCTTCCCCACCACCACCAGCTCAGCACCGCCCGTGCACCCCACCGTCGTGGGTGCTGAGCCTGCTGCAGACTCCAAGCCCGCGACCCCCACCGGCACGCACGAGGCCGGTGCCGATGGCTCCTATGAGTATGGCGAGCCACGCTTCTATCTGGAGAGCCTCGGCTCCCATCCGCCGGATGTTCCAGTGGAGACCGATCTGGCCAGCCTGCACCGCACGCCCTCTTTTCCGCAGCAGGCGCAGGTGGTCTCCGAGCCCGACTTCTATTTCCTGGAGCGTCTCAAAGGTGCCTCGCTGCCCGCCCCGGCGGCTTCACTGAGCAGCTTCGATGTCGAGGGTGTGCGGCGGGATTTCCCCGCGCTGCATCAGCGTGTGAACGGCCACCCGCTCATCTATCTGGACAATGCGGCCACCACGCACAAGCCCCAGGCCGTGCTGGATGCCACCGCCCAGTTCTACGGTCGGGACAACTCCAACATCCACCGCGCCGCGCACGTGCTGGCGGAGCGCTCCACCAAGCTCTTCGAGGCCGGACGCGAAAAGGTGCGCCAGTTTCTCGGCGCGGGAGATGCCAAGGAGATCGTCTTCCTGCGCGGTACCACCGAGGCCATCAACCTCGTGGCCAACAGCTACGGCCGCAGGCACGTCGGGCCTGGAGATGAGATTCTGCTCACCCAGCTGGAGCACCACGCCAACATCGTCCCGTGGCAGCTTCTGGCTCAGCAAACAGGGGCCGTCATCCGCGTGGCTCCCATCAATGACCGTGGTGAGCTCATTCTGGAGGAGTTTGCCAGGCTGATAAGCGAGCGCACCAAGATCGCCAGCGTCACGCATGTCTCCAATGCCCTCGGCACCGTCAATCCCGTGGAGCAGATCATCCCGATGGCGCACGCCGTCGGCGCGGTGGTCCTGGTGGATGGCGCGCAATCTACGCCGCACATCCCCATCAATGTGAGCGCACTCGATGCCGATTTCTTCGTCTTCAGTGCGCACAAGATTTTCGGCCCCACCGGCATCGGCGCACTCTATGGCAAAAAGCACCTGCTCGATGCCATGCCCCCGTGGCAGGGCGGCGGCCACATGATCCAGGACGTGACGTTTGAAAAAACGATCTATCGTCCCGCGCCCGAAAAATTCGAGGCCGGCACACCGGACATCGCTGGTGTCGTGGGTCTGGGGGCTGCGATCGATTACCTCTTCCGCGTCGGCATTCCCGCCATTGCCGCGTATGAGCACTCGCTGCTGGAGTATGCCACACAGGCGCTCGCCACCGTGCCCGGACTGCGGCCCATCGGCACAGCGGCAAACAAGGCCAGCGTGCTCTCCTTCATCATCCCCGGGGTTTCCAATGACGCCATCGCGCGTCATCTCGACAAGCAGGGCATCGCCGTGCGTGCCGGTCACCACTGCGCTCTGCCCGCACAGCGCCACTTTGGCCAGGACACCACCGTGCGCCCGTCCCTGGCCTTTTACAACACCTTCGCGGAGGTGGATTCCCTCGTCTCCGCGCTGCACCAACTCCCCAAACGCTGACCCCTGCCATGGCCACCATCACCGTCACCGAACTGCACCAGATCCTGCAGGACAATCCCGCGCAGAACGTCATCGACGTGCGCACCCCGGTCGAGTTTGTCGAGGTCCACGTGGCGGCGGCCAAAAACGTGCCCCTGGATGCTCTTGATCCCGCCAGCCTCTACGAGAAGCATGACCTCAGCTTGGAAAAGCCGGTCTACATCCTCTGCCGCAGCGGCCAGCGCGCCACACGTGCCGCAGCCCAGCTGGCCCAGGGAGGCTTTCCCAATTCCGTCATCGTCGAGGGCGGCACCCTCGCGTGGGTGGAGGCAGGCCTGCCGGTGAATCGTGGCAGAGGCCGCATCATCAGCCTGGAGCGCCAGGTCCGCATCGTCGCCGGAGCCATCGTGCTCACTGGCGTGCTGCTCTCGCACTTTGTGAATCCCTCCTTCATCTGGCTCAGCGGATTCGTCGGTGCAGGGCTCATCTTTGCCGGCATCAGCGACTGGTGCGGCATGGGACTGCTGCTGGCGCGGGCGCCGTGGAATCGTAAAGTCTGATCCATGTCCTCCCGCAAACCGAAAAACCCTGCGCTGGCCCTGGCCGACTGGCACATCCCCGAGCTGCTGGCCTCCTACGAGCGCTTTGGCGGCTTCAATGAAAACAGCTCCAGCAATCTCCCTTCCAAGGGCGCTGTGAGCCAGGTCTGCGAGGATCTGCTGCAGCTGCTTTTTCCCGGCTTCCACGATCACGATGCCATCCCCGATGGCACCCTGGCTCAGCTCACGGTGGAGCGCATGCTCTCCGTCGTGCGCCGCCTGCAGGAGCAGGTGCGCAAGGCCGTGCGCATCGGCGATCCCGAAAAGCCCACTGGCAAGACCGTGCCCATCATGAAGAAATTTGTGAAGGCCATCCCCGCCGTGCGCGAACTGCTCAAACACGATGTGGAGGCCGCGCTGGCCGGAGACCCCAGCGTGCGCATGCAGGAGGAGATCATCCTTTCCTTCCCCTTTCTGGAAGCCATCGCCATCCAGCGTCTGGCGCACCGTCTCTACCGTGAAGGCGCGCCCATCATCCCGCGCATGATGACGGAGTGGGCCCACGCACGCACCGGCATCGACATCCATCCCGGAGCCAGCATCGGCACCCACTTCTTCATCGACCATGGCACCGGCGTCGTCATCGGAGAGACCTGCAACATCGGCAACAACGTCAAGCTCTACCATGGCGTCACCCTCGGCGCTCGCAGCTTTGCCAAAGACGACAGCGGCAACCTCGTGCGCGGCTCCAAACGCCACCCTGATGTGGAGGACAACGTGACCATCTACCCAAACTCCACCATCCTCGGCGGAGAGACCAACATTGGTGAAGGCAGCACCATCGGCGCCAATGTCTTTCTCATGCACAGCGTGCCGCCAAACTCCCTCGTCGTCACCAAGGAGGCCGGGCTGGAAATTCTCGACAAAAACGCCCGCAAGAAAAAGAAGGACGTGGGCGAGTTCATCATCTGATCTCGTGGGGCGCGGCCTCTCACGCCACCCGTGCCACGGGGACCGTGCTGCGGGCGGTGCGTGTCAGCACAGGTGCCGACGGAGCCGGGCGGAAGACGCCGATGCGTGACTCATTCTGCATCACCACCTCAAACTCCGCCCGCGCCAGCATGCCCAGCGCCTTCTGGATCTGCGCTGCATCGGGCTTGCGGGCATCCCTCGTCGTGAGCATCAGTGCTCCAGGCAGCAGGGCATGCGGCACCAGCTCCTGGCCATTCCAGGCCAGAATGCCCTGCAGATAGAGCAGGCACTGCTCTCCGCGCCATTCACCGCTTTGCCCCAGCCTCAGCAGCAGGTGCAGGTGCTCCTCTGTCTGGCATGCCGATCTGCATGGCACGGGGCCATTCAGCTCGATTTGAAAATCAGCCGGGATCTCCGCCAGCGCCTGGGCCAGCTCTGGCAGCAGCTTCGCTTTTCGCACCACGGCATCGGCATGATGGCGCAGCAGGTGGTGTTTCAGCAGAATGCCGAAGCAGGAAATGTTTAAAGAAGACATGAAAGGGGGCTTTATGGTTTCAGGCGCTCAATGCCAGCGACTCCGCGCGGGCCGGGCTCAGTGCTTCCAGCACGCGGCGCAGGTGGTCCACCAGCACCTGCGTATTCTCTTCGTCAGGAGTGCCGTCTTTCTTGAGCACAGAGTCGCCGCCGCTTCGCATCTCCACCGTCAGCGGCTTGAAGTGCAGCCCCTCGTCTGAGTCTTCCGCAGATGCCAGCACCCCGGAAAGCCGTAGCAGAAAGGCGGTGTTGGCAGGTCTTCGCGGAGAGATCAGCAGCACCAGCGGTCTGCCCGCCAGGCGAGAGGTCTGCTGCCGGGAAATCTGCACCAGAACCGCATAGTCCGCAGCCAGCTTTCGCAGGCTGTTCTTGAGTCCGTCCATTTCGCCACTCAGGGGCGTGCTGGATTGGAGCTGCTCATGCAGCAGTTGCTCCAGAAACCATTCGCGCAGTGTGCTTGTGTGTTCTTTGTCCATAAAATCAAAAGTTGGCCTTTGCAGGCACGCCGCTGTTCACTCTTGGTGGGATCAGCAGCCGCCGGGTTGAAGAAGTCAGGGTTTCCTCCGGCGGGCAGCGGGTCGGGTGTGATTTATATCCTATATATTATGTATGATTTAAAACCGGCAAGCAAAAAACTCCTCTTTTCATCGCAGATGACCATCCTGCCGGTCGTCTCCACATCGTGCTCATGAACTAGGCTTTGACTCGCCGCTCAAAGCCTCTAGCCTGCCGCATGCGCATGATGACAGCACACCTGCTGAGTGATGTGCGGCAGCCTTTTCGCAAATGACCTTTGACTGCTGACCGGATCACCGGAGGCCCTGTTTCTCCCGCCTCTCTCTTTCCATGAGCATCAAAACCTATCACGGCATCGACCACCACGTGGGCGGCACGCCACTCATCCGCCTGAAACGCCTGTCTGAGCTGACTGGCTGTGAAATTTTGGGCAAGGCCGAGTTCATGAACCCCGGCGGCTCTGTCAAAGACCGCACCGCGCTGGGCATCATTACTGAAGCGGAAAAGCAGGGGTTGCTTAAACCCGGCGGCACCATCGTCGAAGGCACGGCTGGCAACACCGGCATCGGACTCACCCTCATTGGCCAGGCCAGGGGCTACCGCTCTGTCATCATCATCCCTGAAACTCAGTCTCCCGAAAAGATTACCCTCCTGCGCACGCTTGGTGCAGAGGTGCATTGCGTGCCTGCCAAGCCCTACAGCGACACTGGCAACTACAACCACATCGCACGTCGTCTCGCAGAGGAAAACGGCTGGTTCTGGGCCAACCAGTTTGACAACACTGCCAACCGCCTCGTGCACTACCAAACCACAGGCCCCGAGATCTGGCGCCAGACGCGTGGAGAAGTCAGCGCCTTCGTCTCGGCCGTGGGCACCGGAGGCACCCTCGCGGGCACTTCGATCTATCTCAAGGAGCAGAACCCCGCCATCCACACGGTGTGTGCAGACCCCTACGGAGCCGCCATGTGGTCATGGTTCACCCATGGCCACACCGACATCGACGACGGCGACTCCATCGCCGAGGGAATCGGTCAGATGCGCGTCACCAGCAACATCGAGGGCCTCAATGTAGACAAGGCCTATCGCATCGACGACCAGACCGCGCTCAGTATCATCTATCACCTTCTGCGTGATGAAGGACTCTTCCTTGGTCTCAGCAGCGGCATCAACATTGGTGCCGCAGTGCGCCACGCTCAGGAGCAGGGCCCGGGAAAGACCATCGTCACCATCCTCTGCGACTCCGGCCACAAGTACCAGTCTAAACTCTACAACCGCGACTGGCTGCAGGCCAACGATCTCGATCCCGACTTCACGCTGGAAAAAGCCGTGGGCTGAACTGTCGGCTCTCCGACAGTTCAGACTCCGCTGGACAACAGCCGCTTTGAATGTATACCTTTTAAAAAGGATATAAGTAACGTGAGATTACGTGATCAGCGTTCTGCGAAAAATTGCAGCATGCTCAAAAATGAACTTCACGTCTCAACTGCCGACAAATTCAGTCCTCGCCCGGACTTCACAGGAGCCTGGCTCACTCAGACCGGATCCCATCCGTGGATCTAAAATCAGCGGCGGGCGGCTCAAGGGCGCTTCAGCCATTCCTGCGTAACTACGAGCCGCTTTTCGCATGTATATTACAAAGCGGGCCGAGTATGCCTTGCGGGCACTGATTCGACTGGGACTCGAAGGCCGCCAGGGAAGGCCGGTAGTGTCCGTCATGAAGCTGGCACGCAGGGAAAAACTTCCCCTTAAATTTCTGGAGGGCATTCTTGGCGATCTGCGCAAAGCCGGGATGATCGAAAGGCTGCGTGGCAAAGACTGTGGTGCGCGTCTGAGCACATCTGCTGATGCATTCACCCCCGGAGATGTCATCAGAAAAATCGATGGAGATTTTGCTCCCACCTACTGCACCCGCAAGACTACCACCCAGGAATGCAATTGCCCAAACCGGGAGCAGTGCGGCGTGCGCATGCTGATGATGAAGAGCCATGCTGCAACGATTTCAATCCTTGATGGATGTTCGATGTCACAAGTCATCGACATGGTGATGCTGACAATGCTGAATGATTCTGGCCGAGATGTCTCAAATAAAGCTGGCAAGCTACGGCACGCCAATCCGGAGGATGGATTTTTAGCCGCTTTGTCGCGCTCGAAGGTGATGCCCTCTCTTCTCCAAACTTCTTGAAAGTGGACGCACATGTTTAATTACCTAAAATCGCAAATTTAAGTGGCGTCTTCCCATGATCATCTCATGTAAAAAGTTGATGTGTAACGAAGTTATTCATGACGATAACTTAATGAAAACGCACTCCTTCGTGTGAGGAAAGAAAGAGCGCCTTACTGGCAGATCGTTGGGCTTCAACGGAGCCGCGCACTGACGTGCGCGGGTGGCCGAGCGCCAGTGGCATCCCAGCCAGCAAATCTCCCCCATGGATGATGATGGGAGTGAAATCGAGTTTCGCGCTGAACTCTCCGGCCTGGAGGAGATCACGCGCTGGGTGCTCAGCTGGGGCAGCAAGGCACAGGTGCTGGGACCAGCGGAACTCAAAACGCGTGTGCAGAAAGAGCTGAAGGCGATGGTGGGAGCCTGTGGGTAAAGACCTGCCAGCTCCATTTCAGCTGCTGCTGCGAGTCAAATAGATCAACGCAAGCCAGTTTAGCAGTGATAGCTAAAAGAAAGAGGTTCGGGGCTGCCGAACCTCTTTCCATTTTCTTCTTCAAGCGGCCAGCCCGACATGAGTGTCGAGTAGGCCGTGAAGCGCCTCAGTACGCTTGGGCAGCTCCGCCAGGCTGCCTTCTTTCAGGGCCTCCGTAAAGGCATTGAACAGGCTCCAGACGTTTCGGCTTTCGAAGGCTGCATGCCGTGGCTCGCGCCATTCATGAAGCACGGGCGGGATGAGGCGATTGCTGCAGACGCCGACATCCGTGGCGCGGATGACGAGGTCATGGGCCTGGGTGTCGCTGATCTCCGCCTCTTTGTAGGCGGCGATTCGTTTATCTTGGTCGTGCCATTTGGCAAGCAGCTGTCCGATGGAACGGGACACCAGTTGTGGGAGGTCGCGGTTGATGAACCGGGTGTGTTTGCGTCCGAATTTGATTTCGCCGCTGAACGACAAATTATCACAAACCAGGACCGCTGCACCGGCGACGATGCCGGCGGGGAAAGTCTTGTCGTGACTGTTTCGCAGTCCTAGCACCCAGCAATAGTCGTCGCTGGCTTTTTGGGCGTGGACTTCCATGAGCCCGAAGTATCGTTGCCCCTCGTGGGACAGCGAATGAGCCTGAGCGCCGATGCGTAGATTGGTGGTGGCCAGGGCTCTCTGCACGGTGGTGATGAGCTGATGATGGGGAATGGGACACCAGCTCGTGGAGGAGCGCGGTGTTCGGACTTTGCCGACTTCTTCAAGATTTACGCTGTGTGCACCGCAGTGAAGGATGAGATTCGGATGCCTAGGTGCGGTGATGAGGGATTGTGGTTCAAGGTTTGCGATCATGGTGATGAATGGGTTTGAGATTGAGGGCGTCAGGAAAAGAGACGCTCGATTCTTTGGATGACGGGCACGGCGAGCTGTCTGGCAGGCAGTTCGCCGGAGCTGCTCCAGTAGCGATTTCCGGCCACTTCCTGCCACTCGACCTTGATGGTGCCGAGTGGGGTGATGATGGTGGCTCGCTTGGGACGCTCCTGCCTGTCGAAAACGATGGACGAAATGCGTTTCATGAAACGAAAAGAGCCAAGCGCGCCGGTGAAAGCGCGTCTGGCTCCATGGGGTGTGTGGGTTGTGGATTACAGCTTCAGACCTTGCAGTGAGCGCAGGGTGGAGCGGACGGAATTCAGCTCCCGCGCGCTTGTCTTCTGGTCACGATTGATGGCCTTCAACTTGAGGGAGAGCTCGCGCAGCAGGTTGAAGCCTTCGTTGAGCTTGTCCCGGAGGAGCAAGGTCAGGTCGATGACTTCTTCCGTGGCGGTTTTGGGCTCGCCGGTTGCAGAGCCTTCGGAGGTGGGAGTGGTGATCATGGGTGTGGGTGGTGGTGCAGGCGATGGAACAGGCCGGGATGGCGGCGGGGTCACCGGTGCGGGTTGCGGCTTGGGTGTTTGCCTTGAGGAAGTGCCGTCTATGCGCAAGGGCATGACGATCATCTGCCTGCCTTCGTGGTGAAAACGCAGAGGGTGAATTTCCTCATTGAGGCTGATGGTGTTGAGGCCGTATTCGAGTGCCTTGATGAGATAGCGACGGCACAGGAAGATGGAAACCTCCTGGCCTTCGAACTTGGCATCGGGAACCGGAACCCGTGTCCATGGAGTGTCAGAGGTGTCTCTGCCGAGAAGCAGGAACTGCCCCTGTTGGCACTCCAGGCCGATGGTCTGGTATTTGTTGGGGTCGTGACATGGCATGCGCTGGATGAGCTTGATGAGCGCGTCCAGTTTGGCCGGGTCGAGAGTGATGTGAGTTTTGGCATCGCTAGGATTTGGGACCGTCACGCGCCAGTCGGGATATTTTCCGTCGATCTGCTTGGAGATGAACCGCCAGCGCCGGCTGCTGATCTGAACGGTTGTGCCGTCCGCCTTGAGCTGCCATTCCCCGTCGTTGTTGAACT is part of the Prosthecobacter vanneervenii genome and harbors:
- a CDS encoding DNA polymerase III subunit beta, encoding MNPISLPVAELKPALLGLGKVINSRSTLPVLQYVKVERTSEGWVALTSTDLDRFVTVRLEQPSTGPAMTVFIPHEQLVQLTKNCDRNESLLIDTTPTGPVIKFALADNLGESKVKLIPLAEFPVTPRLPGEAIPLPPELRRSIHEAMDCASIDETRYVLNGTFIDASNPKANYIVGTDGRHLYSANSFALPLKHSVLIPNNKFLGWKEFNNDGEWQLKADGTTVQISSRRWRFISKQIDGKYPDWRVTVPNPSDAKTHITLDPAKLDALIKLIQRMPCHDPNKYQTIGLECQQGQFLLLGRDTSDTPWTRVPVPDAKFEGQEVSIFLCRRYLIKALEYGLNTISLNEEIHPLRFHHEGRQMIVMPLRIDGTSSRQTPKPQPAPVTPPPSRPVPSPAPPPTPMITTPTSEGSATGEPKTATEEVIDLTLLLRDKLNEGFNLLRELSLKLKAINRDQKTSARELNSVRSTLRSLQGLKL
- a CDS encoding helix-turn-helix domain-containing protein is translated as MKTNLTAMKKLILRSTQSLLQTLAFTGLSAEQSLLATIVSQNPTTDRRVRQRAQSLLLLDGGATSAEVSSRTSMSRRSLGDLIQRFRTGGLCAAILGAHASPQRRAWLTLSPSSAPRVQLQRQPSARRAIPSTEAAAPSAAEKTTTASRIESARCCCHSDHSQAPAGTV
- a CDS encoding RrF2 family transcriptional regulator, with protein sequence MYITKRAEYALRALIRLGLEGRQGRPVVSVMKLARREKLPLKFLEGILGDLRKAGMIERLRGKDCGARLSTSADAFTPGDVIRKIDGDFAPTYCTRKTTTQECNCPNREQCGVRMLMMKSHAATISILDGCSMSQVIDMVMLTMLNDSGRDVSNKAGKLRHANPEDGFLAALSRSKVMPSLLQTS
- a CDS encoding cysteine synthase A, with protein sequence MSIKTYHGIDHHVGGTPLIRLKRLSELTGCEILGKAEFMNPGGSVKDRTALGIITEAEKQGLLKPGGTIVEGTAGNTGIGLTLIGQARGYRSVIIIPETQSPEKITLLRTLGAEVHCVPAKPYSDTGNYNHIARRLAEENGWFWANQFDNTANRLVHYQTTGPEIWRQTRGEVSAFVSAVGTGGTLAGTSIYLKEQNPAIHTVCADPYGAAMWSWFTHGHTDIDDGDSIAEGIGQMRVTSNIEGLNVDKAYRIDDQTALSIIYHLLRDEGLFLGLSSGINIGAAVRHAQEQGPGKTIVTILCDSGHKYQSKLYNRDWLQANDLDPDFTLEKAVG
- a CDS encoding cysteine desulfurase, yielding MSILRPDLPSPFAAFGSGTEDTALIRSLVGELFNGRATSAPELPGALPVTLSGVPTQLPVAPPAAAEPTVPAADTRDIGLNGGFPTTTSSAPPVHPTVVGAEPAADSKPATPTGTHEAGADGSYEYGEPRFYLESLGSHPPDVPVETDLASLHRTPSFPQQAQVVSEPDFYFLERLKGASLPAPAASLSSFDVEGVRRDFPALHQRVNGHPLIYLDNAATTHKPQAVLDATAQFYGRDNSNIHRAAHVLAERSTKLFEAGREKVRQFLGAGDAKEIVFLRGTTEAINLVANSYGRRHVGPGDEILLTQLEHHANIVPWQLLAQQTGAVIRVAPINDRGELILEEFARLISERTKIASVTHVSNALGTVNPVEQIIPMAHAVGAVVLVDGAQSTPHIPINVSALDADFFVFSAHKIFGPTGIGALYGKKHLLDAMPPWQGGGHMIQDVTFEKTIYRPAPEKFEAGTPDIAGVVGLGAAIDYLFRVGIPAIAAYEHSLLEYATQALATVPGLRPIGTAANKASVLSFIIPGVSNDAIARHLDKQGIAVRAGHHCALPAQRHFGQDTTVRPSLAFYNTFAEVDSLVSALHQLPKR
- a CDS encoding rhodanese-like domain-containing protein, which produces MATITVTELHQILQDNPAQNVIDVRTPVEFVEVHVAAAKNVPLDALDPASLYEKHDLSLEKPVYILCRSGQRATRAAAQLAQGGFPNSVIVEGGTLAWVEAGLPVNRGRGRIISLERQVRIVAGAIVLTGVLLSHFVNPSFIWLSGFVGAGLIFAGISDWCGMGLLLARAPWNRKV
- a CDS encoding DUF932 domain-containing protein → MIANLEPQSLITAPRHPNLILHCGAHSVNLEEVGKVRTPRSSTSWCPIPHHQLITTVQRALATTNLRIGAQAHSLSHEGQRYFGLMEVHAQKASDDYCWVLGLRNSHDKTFPAGIVAGAAVLVCDNLSFSGEIKFGRKHTRFINRDLPQLVSRSIGQLLAKWHDQDKRIAAYKEAEISDTQAHDLVIRATDVGVCSNRLIPPVLHEWREPRHAAFESRNVWSLFNAFTEALKEGSLAELPKRTEALHGLLDTHVGLAA
- a CDS encoding family 2A encapsulin nanocompartment shell protein, encoding MSNTSVQSFPALNAKAARNLATATVTPPQWDEISPRWLLKLLPYVDVDGGVYRVNRVVSKVPGPTVELLTVDEGEPRLPTTFVDYEEEPREYHLSTIQTVLHTHTRITDLYSNRIDQLREQVRLTVEALKEKEEREVLNHPKFGILNVVAPQQRIQTRKGPPTPDDLDELLSLVWKKPAFFLAHPKAIAAFGREATRRGVPPPTVSLFGSPFITWRGIPLIPSDKLPLSAEGTTSILLLRVGENQRGVVGLQKAGVTGEIEPGLSVRYMGTNENSIASHLVTRYFSVAALDEDAIGLLGNVSVTNYHEYVYPKA
- a CDS encoding WCX domain-containing protein, with amino-acid sequence MAERQWHPSQQISPMDDDGSEIEFRAELSGLEEITRWVLSWGSKAQVLGPAELKTRVQKELKAMVGACG
- the epsC gene encoding serine O-acetyltransferase EpsC, whose amino-acid sequence is MSSRKPKNPALALADWHIPELLASYERFGGFNENSSSNLPSKGAVSQVCEDLLQLLFPGFHDHDAIPDGTLAQLTVERMLSVVRRLQEQVRKAVRIGDPEKPTGKTVPIMKKFVKAIPAVRELLKHDVEAALAGDPSVRMQEEIILSFPFLEAIAIQRLAHRLYREGAPIIPRMMTEWAHARTGIDIHPGASIGTHFFIDHGTGVVIGETCNIGNNVKLYHGVTLGARSFAKDDSGNLVRGSKRHPDVEDNVTIYPNSTILGGETNIGEGSTIGANVFLMHSVPPNSLVVTKEAGLEILDKNARKKKKDVGEFII